The window acggccacaggtgtcattcataacaagggtttctgaatcttacatactgcacctttaaattagaCTGAGCTTTGTGCTCTTCATATTGTGAACAGCTGGAATTTGTTCAGAATTGAAGGCTTAAAAAAACAATACTTACTGGCAATTCCTCTGGTACTTCGGAAGGAAATCTCACCTCACAAGGGACTGAATTTTGTGGTGGTGTGTATTTTGGATCTCAGGGAGGTTATAGTGGCCTCTATGGAAATATTCCAGTCATTTTGATGTTTGCTTAAAAGTTTTTGGGGACCTTGAAATTCATTGGGAATAATGAGTAAAGCATTGTTTAAGAGGTGGCATTTAGGTATGGACaacttaaagatgcactcagtatttttttccccattaaaaaagttttactcctaaagaaattaattgaattttgaaacatatgtataaaataatgaccACTGACAGGAGATGAGGactgtagtcatatcagtaaccttaagctgttttattctacatgagacaggggcgccctcatgggggctgccattttagaatcacatgaccagctgaatactactcactttatctcaataaccatcttgttattggacactttcactcttggattaaatgaatcatggttgattgtgaacagtgaatttctgcaatggcatctgtaactgaaaactgttgattttgaatgatgctgcatccacaccactaggtgtcactgtaagtccaagatgacacaaacaaaaagttactgagtgcacctttaaagcttcACAAATGAATACATTGTATAATTACATAaagtttttcagcatcattaaGCATACAGTATTTGCAAGGCTGTCTTTTACCTTagtgttttaattgtttttcatcCAAACTGTTTGGTTGAGGGTGGTAAGCATACATAACGTTCACTTTAATGCAGAGAGGTTACAAAGAGAgctgtttatttgaaataataaatacataaattatggTATTTATACAATGTAATCTTAAAGTCTCTGCTCTGCACAATCAAATTTTCAAGAGGTAATATGACTGAGAATGGTGagaaaaatacacatacacaaaataattcattatttcttttattattcaAATATGAAAACCAATTGAAATGCAGATGGAATTTCAAGTTACTTTTTTTTCTAAAGCCATAATGGTCAGATGAGACTTTAATTTTGCAGGGCAGTTACACTTGGGTGATTTTGCCTCTTTAACATTCTTCTCCTTCTTCATCCTCATCTCCCATGCTGTCAGTGCCCACTTCTTCATAATCCTTTTCCAGAGCTGCCATATCTTCTCTGGCCTCTGAGAACTCTCCTTCCTCCATTCCCTCACCCACGTACCAGTGCACAAAGGCTCTCTTGGCATACATCAGGTCAAACTTGTGGTCTAGACGAGCCCAGGCCTCAGCAATGGCTGTGGTGTTACTCAGCATGCAGACGGCTCTCTGTACTTTAGCCAGGTCTCCACCAGGAACCACAGTTGGGGGCTGGTAGTTGATGCCTACTTTGAATCCAGTTGGGCACCAATCAACAAACTGGATGGACCGTTTGGTCTTAATGGCAGCAATGGCAGAATTGACATCTTTGGGCACCACATCTCCACGATAAAGAAGACAGCAGGCCATGTATTTACCATGACGGGGATCACATTTCACCATTTGATTAGAAGGCTCAAAGCAGGCATTGGTTATGTCAGCCACAGATAGCTGCTCATGGTAAGCCTTTTCAGCAGAGATCACTGGAGCATATGTAGCCAGAGGGAAATGAATACGTGGGTAGGGCACAAGGTTGGTTTGGAACTCAGTGAGATCCACGTTCAGAGCTCCATCAAATCTTAGCGAGGCCGTGATGGAGGACACAATCTGGCCAATGAGCCTGTTAAGGTTGGTGTAAGTTGGACGCTCGATGTCCAGGTTTTTGCGGCAGATGTCATAGATGGCTTCATTGTCCACCATGAAGGCACAATCAGAGTGTTCCAGGGTGGTGTGGGTGGTTAGAATGGAGTTGTAGGGCTCCACGACTGCTGTGGACACTTGAGGAGCGGGATAGATGGCAAACTCAAGCTTGGATTTCTTGCCATAGTCAACAGAGAGACGCTCCATCAGCAGGGAGGTGAAGCCAGAGCCAGTACCTCCACCAAAGCTGTGGAAGATGAGGAATCCTTGAAGGCCAGTGCACTGATCAGCCTGTTGGATTTAAAGGAAATTAGCTGATCA is drawn from Myxocyprinus asiaticus isolate MX2 ecotype Aquarium Trade chromosome 11, UBuf_Myxa_2, whole genome shotgun sequence and contains these coding sequences:
- the LOC127448463 gene encoding tubulin alpha chain-like, with the protein product MRECISMHVGQAGAQIGNACWELYCLEHGIQPDGQMPSDKTIGGGDDSFNTFFSETGAGKHVPRAIFVDLEPTVIDEVRTGTYRQLFHPEQLITGKEDAANNYARGHYTIGKEIIDLVLDRTRKLADQCTGLQGFLIFHSFGGGTGSGFTSLLMERLSVDYGKKSKLEFAIYPAPQVSTAVVEPYNSILTTHTTLEHSDCAFMVDNEAIYDICRKNLDIERPTYTNLNRLIGQIVSSITASLRFDGALNVDLTEFQTNLVPYPRIHFPLATYAPVISAEKAYHEQLSVADITNACFEPSNQMVKCDPRHGKYMACCLLYRGDVVPKDVNSAIAAIKTKRSIQFVDWCPTGFKVGINYQPPTVVPGGDLAKVQRAVCMLSNTTAIAEAWARLDHKFDLMYAKRAFVHWYVGEGMEEGEFSEAREDMAALEKDYEEVGTDSMGDEDEEGEEC